In Solea senegalensis isolate Sse05_10M unplaced genomic scaffold, IFAPA_SoseM_1 scf7180000013837, whole genome shotgun sequence, a single window of DNA contains:
- the LOC122760626 gene encoding soluble calcium-activated nucleotidase 1-like isoform X3, translating into MKPGSPVSFCRHTRPPSLMPATPGSPRQEHEPMNTLRISVGGLPILASMANATDPRFRLKWRPIAAVALALLLLLLLFMHLSSGLHFRSHNSHNVRSPHVETWPMESHYNNTYPLSTPEHTSQGTRYRIGVIADLDTNSQSDKKLTWYSYMRHGYLLVSVSGDKVAVDWDEDRVVLESHLSEKGRGMELSELVVFNGKLYSVDDRTGVVYHIDGGKAVPWVILPDGDGSAAKGFKAEWLAVKDEHLYIGGLGKEWTTTEGEFVNNNPEWVKVVGYRGDIRHENWVPRYKALKVAADIKPPGYLIHESAAWSDTLQRWFFLPRRASMERYEETADERRGTNLAVSCSADFKDIIVSRVGPLIPTHGFSSFKFVPNTDDQIILALKSEEDAGNVATYIMAFTLDGRILLPETKIGDVKYEGLEFI; encoded by the exons ATGAAACCAGGAAGTCCAGTATCATTTTGCC gtcaCACCAGGCCTCCGTCTTTGATGCCTGCAACCCCAGGCAGCCCTCGACAGGAGCATGAGCCCATGAACACCCTTCGTATTTCTGTCGGTGGCCTCCCCATCCTGGCCTCCATGGCTAATGCCACGGACCCCCGTTTCCGCCTGAAGTGGAGGCCCATCGCGGCCGTGGCACTCgccctgctcctgctcctgctgctcttcatGCACTTGAGTTCAGGCCTTCACTTTCGCTCCCACAACTCCCACAACGTGAGATCCCCGCACGTCGAGACCTGGCCGATGGAGTCCCACTACAACAACACCTACCCTCTCAGTACACCCGAGCACACGTCACAGGGCACCCGCTATCGCATCGGGGTCATTGCCGACCTGGACACCAACTCTCAGAGTGACAAGAAGCTGACGTGGTACAGCTACATGCGGCACGGTTACCTGCTGGTGTCAGTGAGCGGTGACAAGGTGGCCGTTGACTGGGATGAAGACAGGGTGGTGCTGGAGAGCCACCTGTCGGAGAAAGGCCGCGGCATGGAGCTGTCGGAACTGGTGGTGTTCAACGGGAAGCTCTACAGCGTCGATGACAGAACGGGTGTAGTCTATCACATTGATGGTGGTAAAGCTGTGCCCTGGGTCATCTTACCTGATGGTGATGGCAGTGCTGCAAAAG GCTTCAAAGCGGAGTGGCTCGCAGTGAAAGACGAGCACCTGTACATTGGTGGTCTGGGGAAGGAGTGGACCACGACTGAAGGAGAGTTCGTCAACAACAACCCCGAGTGGGTGAAAGTCGTTGGCTACAGAGGAGATATAAGACACGAGAACTGGGTCCCCAGGTACAAAGCTCTGAAGGTGGCAGCAGACATAAAGCCCCCAG GTTATCTTATCCATGAGTCAGCAGCATGGAGCGACACGCTGCAGCGCTGGTTCTTCCTCCCTCGCCGCGCCAGCATGGAGCGCTATGAGGAGACGGCGGACGAGCGCCGCGGCACCAACCTCGCCGTGAGCTGCTCGGCggatttcaaagacatcattgtGAGTCGAGTGGGGCCTCTCATCCCCACTCATGGCTTCTCCTCCTTCAAGTTTGTTCCCAACACAGACGACCAGATCATCCTGGCCCTCAAGTCGGAGGAGGACGCCGGGAATGTCGCGACATACATAATGGCCTTCACACTTGACGGACGCATCCTTTTACCTGAAACCAAGATTGGGGACGTGAAATATGAAGGCCTAGAGTTCATATAG
- the LOC122760626 gene encoding soluble calcium-activated nucleotidase 1-like isoform X4 — protein sequence MPATPGSPRQEHEPMNTLRISVGGLPILASMANATDPRFRLKWRPIAAVALALLLLLLLFMHLSSGLHFRSHNSHNVRSPHVETWPMESHYNNTYPLSTPEHTSQGTRYRIGVIADLDTNSQSDKKLTWYSYMRHGYLLVSVSGDKVAVDWDEDRVVLESHLSEKGRGMELSELVVFNGKLYSVDDRTGVVYHIDGGKAVPWVILPDGDGSAAKGFKAEWLAVKDEHLYIGGLGKEWTTTEGEFVNNNPEWVKVVGYRGDIRHENWVPRYKALKVAADIKPPGYLIHESAAWSDTLQRWFFLPRRASMERYEETADERRGTNLAVSCSADFKDIIVSRVGPLIPTHGFSSFKFVPNTDDQIILALKSEEDAGNVATYIMAFTLDGRILLPETKIGDVKYEGLEFI from the exons ATGCCTGCAACCCCAGGCAGCCCTCGACAGGAGCATGAGCCCATGAACACCCTTCGTATTTCTGTCGGTGGCCTCCCCATCCTGGCCTCCATGGCTAATGCCACGGACCCCCGTTTCCGCCTGAAGTGGAGGCCCATCGCGGCCGTGGCACTCgccctgctcctgctcctgctgctcttcatGCACTTGAGTTCAGGCCTTCACTTTCGCTCCCACAACTCCCACAACGTGAGATCCCCGCACGTCGAGACCTGGCCGATGGAGTCCCACTACAACAACACCTACCCTCTCAGTACACCCGAGCACACGTCACAGGGCACCCGCTATCGCATCGGGGTCATTGCCGACCTGGACACCAACTCTCAGAGTGACAAGAAGCTGACGTGGTACAGCTACATGCGGCACGGTTACCTGCTGGTGTCAGTGAGCGGTGACAAGGTGGCCGTTGACTGGGATGAAGACAGGGTGGTGCTGGAGAGCCACCTGTCGGAGAAAGGCCGCGGCATGGAGCTGTCGGAACTGGTGGTGTTCAACGGGAAGCTCTACAGCGTCGATGACAGAACGGGTGTAGTCTATCACATTGATGGTGGTAAAGCTGTGCCCTGGGTCATCTTACCTGATGGTGATGGCAGTGCTGCAAAAG GCTTCAAAGCGGAGTGGCTCGCAGTGAAAGACGAGCACCTGTACATTGGTGGTCTGGGGAAGGAGTGGACCACGACTGAAGGAGAGTTCGTCAACAACAACCCCGAGTGGGTGAAAGTCGTTGGCTACAGAGGAGATATAAGACACGAGAACTGGGTCCCCAGGTACAAAGCTCTGAAGGTGGCAGCAGACATAAAGCCCCCAG GTTATCTTATCCATGAGTCAGCAGCATGGAGCGACACGCTGCAGCGCTGGTTCTTCCTCCCTCGCCGCGCCAGCATGGAGCGCTATGAGGAGACGGCGGACGAGCGCCGCGGCACCAACCTCGCCGTGAGCTGCTCGGCggatttcaaagacatcattgtGAGTCGAGTGGGGCCTCTCATCCCCACTCATGGCTTCTCCTCCTTCAAGTTTGTTCCCAACACAGACGACCAGATCATCCTGGCCCTCAAGTCGGAGGAGGACGCCGGGAATGTCGCGACATACATAATGGCCTTCACACTTGACGGACGCATCCTTTTACCTGAAACCAAGATTGGGGACGTGAAATATGAAGGCCTAGAGTTCATATAG
- the LOC122760622 gene encoding metalloproteinase inhibitor 2-like, protein MTWTVHTCLITLAILCVWQAEVAETCRCIWRHPQEQFCSADMVMKAKVLGGLKVGITSHGNFSIKGYHIKQLKSFKRNCIEINTIYTNPSSASCGITLKYNTEYLLSGSLRDGKMHVSSCDFVRQWDTLTDSQREGVVSNYEQGCGCKITHCYSSPCAASSSAECLWGDEATETKLFGKRTTGYTCTMKSDKSCAWCKNGGKNCIDLKDA, encoded by the exons ATGACCTGGACAGTCCACACCTGTCTTATCACGCTCGCCATCCTCTGTGTTTGGCAGGCTGAAGTAGCAGAAACATGCCGCTGCATATGGAGACATCCTCAGGAGCAATTCTGCAGCGCAGACATGG TTATGAAGGCAAAAGTACTTGGAGGGCTCAAGGTTGGAATAACTAGTCATGGAAACTTCAGCATAAAAGGGTACCACATCAAACAGCTCAAG TCGTTCAAAAGGAACTGCATTGAAATCAATACCATCTACACTAATCCCTCCTCTGCCTCGTGTGGGATAACTCTGAAGTATAACACGGAATATCTCCTCTCAG GCTCATTGCGGGACGGGAAGATGCATGTCAGCTCCTGCGATTTTGTCAGACAGTGGGATACGTTGACTGACAGCCAGAGGGAGGGTGTGGTCTCCAACTATGAACAGGGATGTGGTTGCAAG ATCACTCACTGCTACTCTTCGCCCTGTGCCGCCAGCAGCTCAGCGGAGTGTCTGTGGGGTGATGAAGCGACAGAGACAAAGCTCTTTGGAAAACGGACCACAGGCTATACTTGTACCATGAAGAGTGACAAGTCTTGTGCCTGGTGCAAGAACGGCGGGAAAAATTGCATTGACCTTAAAGACGCTTAA
- the LOC122760624 gene encoding metalloproteinase inhibitor 2-like: MTWTVHTCLITLAILCVWQAEVAETCRCMRHPQEQFCTADVVLKAKVLGGLKVVKTKHESLSMKGYNIKQLKSFKGNCITIHTIYTFTSSSLCGISLKYNTEYLLSGSFLDGRLHVSSCDLVREWDTLSDSQREGVVSQYEQGCGCKITHCYSSPCAASSSAECLWGNEPTEIKLFGKRTIGYTCTMKSDKSCAWCKNGGKNCIDA; the protein is encoded by the exons ATGACCTGGACAGTCCACACCTGTCTTATCACGCTCGCCATCCTCTGTGTTTGGCAGGCTGAGGTAGCAGAAACATGCCGCTGCATGAGACATCCTCAGGAGCAATTCTGCACCGCAGACGTAG tTTTGAAGGCAAAGGTACTTGGAGGGCTCAAGGTTGTAAAAACTAAGCATGAAAGCCTAAGCATGAAAGGGTACAACATCAAACAGCTCAAG TCGTTCAAAGGGAACTGCATTACAATTCATACCATCTACAcgttcacctcctcctctctgtgtgggATAAGTCTGAAGTATAACACGGAATATCTCCTCTCAG GCTCATTTCTGGACGGGAGGCTGCATGTCAGCTCCTGCGATTTAGTCAGAGAGTGGGATACCTTGTCTGACAGCCAGAGGGAGGGTGTGGTCTCCCAGTATGAACAGGGCTGTGGTTGCAAG ATCACTCACTGCTACTCTTCGCCCTGTGCCGCCAGCAGCTCAGCGGAGTGTCTGTGGGGTAATGAACCGACAGAGATAAAGCTCTTTGGAAAACGGACCATAGGCTATACTTGTACCATGAAGAGTGACAAGTCTTGTGCCTGGTGCAAGAACGGCGGAAAAAATTGCATTGATGCTTAA
- the LOC122760623 gene encoding metalloproteinase inhibitor 3-like, translating into MTWTVHTCLITLAILCVWQAEVAETCSCIWRLPQQQFCSADVVMKAKVLGGLKVGKTKHGSLHIKEYNIKQLKMFKGKCTKINTVSTFTSSSLCGITLKYNTEYLLSGSLRDGKMHVSSCDFVRQWDTLTDSQREGVVSQYEQGCGCKIVHCYSSPCAASSSAECLWGDEATETKLFGKRTTGYTCTMKSDKSCAWCKNGGKNCIDLKDA; encoded by the exons ATGACCTGGACAGTCCACACCTGTCTCATCACGCTCGCCATCCTCTGCGTTTGGCAGGCTGAGGTAGCAGAAACATGCAGCTGCATATGGAGGCTTCCTCAGCAGCAATTCTGCAGCGCAGACGTAG tTATGAAGGCAAAAGTACTTGGAGGGCTCAAGGTTGGAAAAACTAAGCATGGAAGCCTCCACATAAAAGAGTACAACATCAAACAGCTCAAG atgtTCAAAGGGAAATGCACTAAAATCAATACCGTCTCCAcgttcacctcctcctctctgtgcgGGATAACTCTGAAGTATAACACGGAATATCTCCTCTCAG GCTCATTGCGGGATGGGAAGATGCATGTCAGCTCCTGCGATTTTGTCAGACAGTGGGATACGTTGACTGACAGCCAGAGGGAGGGTGTGGTCTCCCAGTATGAACAGGGCTGTGGTTGCAAG ATCGTTCACTGCTACTCTTCGCCCTGTGCCGCCAGCAGCTCAGCGGAGTGTCTGTGGGGTGATGAAGCGACAGAGACAAAGCTCTTTGGAAAACGGACCACAGGCTATACTTGTACCATGAAGAGTGACAAGTCTTGTGCCTGGTGCAAGAACGGCGGGAAAAATTGCATTGACCTTAAAGACGCTTAA
- the LOC122760626 gene encoding soluble calcium-activated nucleotidase 1-like isoform X2, producing the protein MPLWTESYSTSLGHTRPPSLMPATPGSPRQEHEPMNTLRISVGGLPILASMANATDPRFRLKWRPIAAVALALLLLLLLFMHLSSGLHFRSHNSHNVRSPHVETWPMESHYNNTYPLSTPEHTSQGTRYRIGVIADLDTNSQSDKKLTWYSYMRHGYLLVSVSGDKVAVDWDEDRVVLESHLSEKGRGMELSELVVFNGKLYSVDDRTGVVYHIDGGKAVPWVILPDGDGSAAKGFKAEWLAVKDEHLYIGGLGKEWTTTEGEFVNNNPEWVKVVGYRGDIRHENWVPRYKALKVAADIKPPGYLIHESAAWSDTLQRWFFLPRRASMERYEETADERRGTNLAVSCSADFKDIIVSRVGPLIPTHGFSSFKFVPNTDDQIILALKSEEDAGNVATYIMAFTLDGRILLPETKIGDVKYEGLEFI; encoded by the exons ATGCCCCTTTGGACTGAGTCATATTCCACCAGTCTAG gtcaCACCAGGCCTCCGTCTTTGATGCCTGCAACCCCAGGCAGCCCTCGACAGGAGCATGAGCCCATGAACACCCTTCGTATTTCTGTCGGTGGCCTCCCCATCCTGGCCTCCATGGCTAATGCCACGGACCCCCGTTTCCGCCTGAAGTGGAGGCCCATCGCGGCCGTGGCACTCgccctgctcctgctcctgctgctcttcatGCACTTGAGTTCAGGCCTTCACTTTCGCTCCCACAACTCCCACAACGTGAGATCCCCGCACGTCGAGACCTGGCCGATGGAGTCCCACTACAACAACACCTACCCTCTCAGTACACCCGAGCACACGTCACAGGGCACCCGCTATCGCATCGGGGTCATTGCCGACCTGGACACCAACTCTCAGAGTGACAAGAAGCTGACGTGGTACAGCTACATGCGGCACGGTTACCTGCTGGTGTCAGTGAGCGGTGACAAGGTGGCCGTTGACTGGGATGAAGACAGGGTGGTGCTGGAGAGCCACCTGTCGGAGAAAGGCCGCGGCATGGAGCTGTCGGAACTGGTGGTGTTCAACGGGAAGCTCTACAGCGTCGATGACAGAACGGGTGTAGTCTATCACATTGATGGTGGTAAAGCTGTGCCCTGGGTCATCTTACCTGATGGTGATGGCAGTGCTGCAAAAG GCTTCAAAGCGGAGTGGCTCGCAGTGAAAGACGAGCACCTGTACATTGGTGGTCTGGGGAAGGAGTGGACCACGACTGAAGGAGAGTTCGTCAACAACAACCCCGAGTGGGTGAAAGTCGTTGGCTACAGAGGAGATATAAGACACGAGAACTGGGTCCCCAGGTACAAAGCTCTGAAGGTGGCAGCAGACATAAAGCCCCCAG GTTATCTTATCCATGAGTCAGCAGCATGGAGCGACACGCTGCAGCGCTGGTTCTTCCTCCCTCGCCGCGCCAGCATGGAGCGCTATGAGGAGACGGCGGACGAGCGCCGCGGCACCAACCTCGCCGTGAGCTGCTCGGCggatttcaaagacatcattgtGAGTCGAGTGGGGCCTCTCATCCCCACTCATGGCTTCTCCTCCTTCAAGTTTGTTCCCAACACAGACGACCAGATCATCCTGGCCCTCAAGTCGGAGGAGGACGCCGGGAATGTCGCGACATACATAATGGCCTTCACACTTGACGGACGCATCCTTTTACCTGAAACCAAGATTGGGGACGTGAAATATGAAGGCCTAGAGTTCATATAG
- the LOC122760625 gene encoding galectin-3-binding protein A-like, whose protein sequence is MPTRRNMCLLWLLLLLHVCEGAFRVDLFKSTAQPREGDVRLVGSKSPAVGRVEVYHDSKWGTVCDDGWDMAEAQVVCRQLHFPGAKSFDIGQDYGQVTGPIWLDDIQCNGNEKHLFNCGFKGWGVTDCTHKEDVGVTCETEDTSLGDRRHLLDHTFSLSDDLGKTFDDQRGCNFLIVAKSASGNKMQNGTLEMLETQICAHKIMLSQFPLFNATEDISSITVDVSLSCRPYFSSFIRYLYTRKINVTLSSVQCIHWMASKFGVKQLVEDITRLFTQVLPEDPLFHTQLSLYKYAEETGDLVLRENCIQYLAWNFVNLTTSPAWADISAELFGLILSRSDVVVPDEFFLLQSVESWITERGNATSLKSQVDLLNRIRFPMIAVEKLYALEVNSSLYSTHQKLYHDNMLKAFQFNVLLLSNLLSNPKFDNAEEDYQPRLYTDSWSIAVTPNHQIRTFSTPIHNSLIFQGKKAGWGLGIFTSQYQCSNQGLRCKSLPMVRLRPQSDYSRYKVIFHNRLLLMCQGKYICEVQGFKDDVGYISENSTGGLSYPCPDNNYTYRFVVRPEYILA, encoded by the exons atgCCGACTCGTCGAAATATGTGCCTGCTGTGGCTTCTGCTACTTCTCCATGTCTGTGAAGGGGCATTCAGAGTTGACCTGTTCA AGAGCACAGCCCAGCCACGGGAGGGTGACGTGAGGCTGGTTGGTTCCAAAAGTCCTGCGGTGGGCCGTGTGGAGGTCTACCATGACAGCAAATGGGGGACAGTGTGCGACGATGGCTGGGACATGGCTGAGGCCCAGGTGGTGTGTCGTCAGCTCCACTTCCCTGGAGCAAAGTCTTTTGACATCGGCCAGGACTATGGACAAG TCACTGGGCCCATTTGGCTGGATGATATTCAGTGTAATGGCAACGAGAAACATCTGTTCAATTGTGGGTTCAAAGGCTGGGGAGTAACCGACTGCACCCACAAAGAGGATGTTGGAGTTACTTGTGAAACCGAGG ACACGAGTTTGGGAGATCGTAGACACTTGCTGGACCACACTTTCAGTCTCTCTGACGACCTTGGTAAAACATTTGACGACCAACGTGGCTGCAACTTTCTGATCGTAGCCAAGAGTGCCTCTGGAAACAAAATGCAGAATGGGACTCTGGAGATGTTGGAAACGCAGATCTGCGCCCACAAAATAATGCTCTCACAGTTCCCACTCTTTAATGCTACTGAGGACATTTCTAGCATCACTGTGGATGTCAGCCTCTCCTGCCGACCATATTTCTCCTCCTTTATTCG GTACCTTTACACGCGCAAGATAAACGTGACCTTGTCCTCTGTGCAGTGCATCCACTGGATGGCTTCTAAGTTTGGGGTGAAGCAGCTGGTAGAGGACATAACCAGGCTCTTCACTCAAGTCCTCCCAGAGGACCCTTTGTTTCACACTCAGCTATCCCTTTACAAATATGCAGAGGAGACTGGGGACTTGGTTCTCCGGGAGAACTGCATCCAGTACCTGGCCTGGAACTTCGTGAACCTGACCACATCTCCAGCATGGGCCGACATTTCCGCGGAGCTCTTTGGACTCATTCTCTCCCGCTCAGACGTGGTGGTGCCAGACgagttttttttgctccaaagTGTTGAGAGCTGGATCACAGAGAGGGGCAACGCCACCAGTTTGAAAAGCCAGGTTGACCTCCTGAACCGCATCCGTTTCCCCATGATCGCCGTGGAGAAACTGTATGCACTTGAGGTCAACTCCTCCCTTTACAGCACTCATCAAAAACTATATCATGACAACATGTTGAAAGCATTCCAGTTTAATGTTCTGCTCTTGAGCAACCTTTTGTCCAACCCAAAGTTTGACAACGCTGAGGAGGATTACCAGCCAAGGCTCTACACTGATTCATGGAGCATTGCTGTTACCCCTAATCATCAAATCAGAACATTCAGCACACCTATCCACAACAGCCTGATCTTTCAGGGTAAAAAGGCCGGCTGGGGGTTAGGCATCTTCACGAGTCAATATCAGTGTTCAAACCAAGGGCTGCGCTGCAAGTCCCTCCCCATGGTGAGGCTGAGGCCCCAGAGCGACTACAGTAGGTACAAAGTTATCTTTCACAATCGACTTCTGCTGATGTGCCAGGGCAAGTACATCTGTGAGGTCCAGGGTTTCAAGGACGACGTGGGCTATATCAGTGAAAATTCTACCGGTGGTCTTTCCTATCCCTGTCCCGACAACAACTACACCTACCGCTTTGTAGTGAGACCAGAGTATATCTTAGCCTGA
- the LOC122760626 gene encoding soluble calcium-activated nucleotidase 1-like isoform X1, which produces MTVVERSGRKRRRGHTRPPSLMPATPGSPRQEHEPMNTLRISVGGLPILASMANATDPRFRLKWRPIAAVALALLLLLLLFMHLSSGLHFRSHNSHNVRSPHVETWPMESHYNNTYPLSTPEHTSQGTRYRIGVIADLDTNSQSDKKLTWYSYMRHGYLLVSVSGDKVAVDWDEDRVVLESHLSEKGRGMELSELVVFNGKLYSVDDRTGVVYHIDGGKAVPWVILPDGDGSAAKGFKAEWLAVKDEHLYIGGLGKEWTTTEGEFVNNNPEWVKVVGYRGDIRHENWVPRYKALKVAADIKPPGYLIHESAAWSDTLQRWFFLPRRASMERYEETADERRGTNLAVSCSADFKDIIVSRVGPLIPTHGFSSFKFVPNTDDQIILALKSEEDAGNVATYIMAFTLDGRILLPETKIGDVKYEGLEFI; this is translated from the exons ATGACAGTGGTTGAGCGCTCGGGCAGGAAGAGACGACGag gtcaCACCAGGCCTCCGTCTTTGATGCCTGCAACCCCAGGCAGCCCTCGACAGGAGCATGAGCCCATGAACACCCTTCGTATTTCTGTCGGTGGCCTCCCCATCCTGGCCTCCATGGCTAATGCCACGGACCCCCGTTTCCGCCTGAAGTGGAGGCCCATCGCGGCCGTGGCACTCgccctgctcctgctcctgctgctcttcatGCACTTGAGTTCAGGCCTTCACTTTCGCTCCCACAACTCCCACAACGTGAGATCCCCGCACGTCGAGACCTGGCCGATGGAGTCCCACTACAACAACACCTACCCTCTCAGTACACCCGAGCACACGTCACAGGGCACCCGCTATCGCATCGGGGTCATTGCCGACCTGGACACCAACTCTCAGAGTGACAAGAAGCTGACGTGGTACAGCTACATGCGGCACGGTTACCTGCTGGTGTCAGTGAGCGGTGACAAGGTGGCCGTTGACTGGGATGAAGACAGGGTGGTGCTGGAGAGCCACCTGTCGGAGAAAGGCCGCGGCATGGAGCTGTCGGAACTGGTGGTGTTCAACGGGAAGCTCTACAGCGTCGATGACAGAACGGGTGTAGTCTATCACATTGATGGTGGTAAAGCTGTGCCCTGGGTCATCTTACCTGATGGTGATGGCAGTGCTGCAAAAG GCTTCAAAGCGGAGTGGCTCGCAGTGAAAGACGAGCACCTGTACATTGGTGGTCTGGGGAAGGAGTGGACCACGACTGAAGGAGAGTTCGTCAACAACAACCCCGAGTGGGTGAAAGTCGTTGGCTACAGAGGAGATATAAGACACGAGAACTGGGTCCCCAGGTACAAAGCTCTGAAGGTGGCAGCAGACATAAAGCCCCCAG GTTATCTTATCCATGAGTCAGCAGCATGGAGCGACACGCTGCAGCGCTGGTTCTTCCTCCCTCGCCGCGCCAGCATGGAGCGCTATGAGGAGACGGCGGACGAGCGCCGCGGCACCAACCTCGCCGTGAGCTGCTCGGCggatttcaaagacatcattgtGAGTCGAGTGGGGCCTCTCATCCCCACTCATGGCTTCTCCTCCTTCAAGTTTGTTCCCAACACAGACGACCAGATCATCCTGGCCCTCAAGTCGGAGGAGGACGCCGGGAATGTCGCGACATACATAATGGCCTTCACACTTGACGGACGCATCCTTTTACCTGAAACCAAGATTGGGGACGTGAAATATGAAGGCCTAGAGTTCATATAG